The Hymenobacter baengnokdamensis genome includes a region encoding these proteins:
- a CDS encoding T9SS type A sorting domain-containing protein has protein sequence MQKLLHILCPAAWASRGANRRRRLRGAWWLLAFGLISQLARAQSGGADVFTPSDKTVVRVAGPKATSAKGLNGTASVQAVPVALARTSQIVLNTYGDTPLAVPLAATADAGNSIVSYTVSTLPPAAAGVLKLNGTAITTTTVIAAANAGNLTFKPVAGYFGTAVFQYKAKDNLGNVSTATTYGVPVSKAVCGAGTGQANVLSYYARTEGEDWKVNRSVVIDGVTITANPTGTPYAASPTTTDIFFVSDQAAMPGKGLVWAEDYTSTAATTTTTTFTFSRALANFTLSIGDIDNGTGYIDQLTLQGYDVSNNLVTIPAANVSTGSTNTYSNNIFTGTANSAASAATDVLASFPQPITRLVMTYRNTATTQSDPASQLIVFPSMAWCAQADIQTTIANNQPRARAGTSVSYTVTTTNNGNTDVPTSVTPTLTLTLPTASGYTPNVLLNGVAAGAAYNSTTGVLTLPTSTNLAVNGSVANVVSFTMPPASAGGVSAISNVSATALDPNTANNQAATRTTQNTAPVANAVTNPTAILSSTTTPTAIAPLNASDADASTGNTTIVSYTLVSVPNPSTQGSVYINGSTTAATAGTTFPVPTSATTSSPGYQLTFVPVGSFAGNATFSYLATDDVGATSNQATYTIPVTAGADLATLISGPARAAEGQTRFYNTTTTNRSGAAVSDVAATVTLSSKPPFSSVSVTNGSYNATTGVITFNTLALAAGASTISSFSLVAQGSPSSITITANSSSASIPDQDLTNNSASVATTITRTGLAGLAAACATPGQDLSPTISTNPNAYYPAANQTLAVNATSIAVGAATGAATDIKPGDLLLVIQMQGADIDATNTDSYGDGQPGSGGFGNLSTNFTAGQYEYVKVLGSAPTVTAAAGGTIQLATGLKFSYQNADATTSAGQRRFQVVRIPQYQNLTVSGTIAPAAWDGKTGGLLALDITGKLSFAPGARLDASGKGFRGGAGQRLKGTTGTTNLDYRAPAPASGTTQVGAHAMKGEGIVGTPRYVNNGTSLFDTGVDGYPNGSSARGGPGNAGGGGTDGDATANTMNSGGGGGGNGARGGHGGNTWSSNAATGGESGLPLDLVSTNRLILGGGGGAGSSNDGTGDGSLTGYASSGAAGGGIVLVRTGSVAGFGSILANGASASSTVANDGSGGGGAGGAILVTANNTASLGQLSLSATGGNGGSNTATAAQGPYGPGGGGGGGVILTNAAPGSLAVAGGANGTTAGGVAFNAEAGTVGLSNTQVSTSIANSAAGINCSTDVLAVVTAPATAAAASTATATVTFANNGGQPAASVTQVVTLATGDKYKPVTGVVATGSISISSPDPTTGNVTVTYPAQSSLAGGTSTPYNISFTVPGTASVTTTAAITTATGEPVTDNNTSSATTSITGYADVVAGISGLSTMNAGRQTGIYSLVFANNGPAAASNVRMTATLPAGVAAANVFFPDGTTYPYDASTGIITFPSVASMPTRDARFYRVSFIAPVLPEGASVTVQNAIVTDSQQDSGSGSGTAPDNASIGATINSVADVASIVTPQASTVTAGATGTFNVTFINYGPSLSTGVTRRVLLPPGLLNVTASNGGTYDPATGIVSYATSPDLAPNANASSTVTFTAPARGPVTATSNMNDATIFSGQSDNNQGTATISVTPVADVTTTLSGPTAVVAGNLATFTVLTANSGPATAVSAAAAVVQTVQLPANLAGVFASNNGSYDAPSGVVTFPAVPVLLSGATIYNTVSFAAPASGFTATANVTTATAESNSNNLYTAPATTSSPATTDQANIFTKAAPSDKNVAPGTPVSFTITTGNNGPQAATGVVQQVSLPVGLTGVSLSGGGTYTPATGVATFAIGSLVSGTSVTNTITLAAPAAGPIAALASVSAATSDPVPGDNTATSTIDVNLLTDVATTLIAPSTASAGQVVTLTVNTINNGPVPATNVVQTVTIPAGLDPQLVTSTGGGTYAPASGVITFPAIASQDANNVVTNTITYKMPAVKSTDTNNSTTFANTATVSTTTPESVRTNNTVAVATAVKWNTDIVVSVNGPAAPILGNPATYAVSFTNNGPAEALSITPVLRITTYLGTVVASGGGVYDQTTGIITFPTITNQAVGAAGTVTQTVTITVPDRPIIGAAGVANVSRATNDPILSNNAGGPIAVVQPATSTQVDLQTTITATDSNNAPITTQQAGQPVVFTVVATNAGTVASTMQERVSLPAGLSVVVRDATNSVLAGAYDAATGVVTFPSILNQMGGTSSTYHITVNNPLNDPLVATALIDGVYSDPVASNNQQSVSVAIQPVADVAIQLSGPAQTLPGSVATYQVIALNNGPSPANSVSQTVQLPTGLTDVTASGGGTYDPTRGLVTFPGIAKQSVGGPGTVANTISFTFPTTAQTLTATISTTTTEVTGGTANNTSPVLTTLANQLPVANARFNRLQLPAGNTADALPLSAISGIDLDGAVASFTVTTLPAAAAGVLALNGTPVAAGQSVALADISKLTFDPAATFVGNAFFAFTATDNLSGVSRPALYEIAIGQDNASMYTNTPLKGGANQYQNGDVIANVVDANGSAYSSAAALTDNGVRTAGVASGSLAPGLELDAATGQVRVLDRQLLVAGTYPVGIRTVDANGGITTQTVNLQIGNYPLPVVLTSFTATAAGVDGQLRWTTAQELTNSGFGVERSFDGLRFETLSFVAGAATSAPAHRYAYDDAGVGQQHPGAVYYRLQQLDQSGKASYSPVQVVTFGLPALPMQVSLYPNPAQASTTLDLTQLPAGPYQVTLLDATGRVVQVLSLAGGLPHQLAVAGLRSGTYQLIIQNTTLRVIQRLLKE, from the coding sequence ATGCAGAAATTACTACATATTCTTTGCCCAGCAGCCTGGGCTAGTCGGGGGGCCAACCGACGCCGGCGACTACGCGGCGCCTGGTGGCTACTCGCCTTCGGGCTTATTAGCCAACTAGCCCGTGCGCAATCGGGCGGAGCCGACGTATTCACGCCGTCTGATAAGACGGTGGTGCGCGTCGCGGGCCCCAAAGCCACTTCTGCCAAGGGGCTGAATGGCACGGCCAGCGTACAGGCCGTGCCGGTAGCGCTGGCCCGCACCAGCCAGATTGTGCTGAACACGTACGGTGATACACCGCTGGCCGTGCCGCTGGCCGCCACGGCCGACGCCGGCAATTCAATTGTATCGTACACAGTATCGACGCTACCGCCCGCAGCGGCGGGGGTGCTGAAGCTGAATGGCACAGCCATTACGACTACCACGGTGATTGCGGCCGCCAATGCCGGTAACCTTACGTTCAAGCCGGTAGCGGGCTACTTTGGCACGGCCGTGTTTCAGTACAAGGCCAAAGACAACCTCGGCAACGTTTCAACGGCTACTACCTACGGGGTGCCGGTGAGTAAAGCAGTATGTGGTGCGGGCACGGGCCAGGCCAACGTGCTGAGCTACTACGCCCGCACGGAGGGCGAAGACTGGAAGGTGAACCGCTCGGTTGTTATTGATGGCGTAACGATTACCGCCAACCCAACCGGGACGCCCTACGCTGCCTCGCCGACCACGACCGATATTTTCTTTGTATCGGACCAGGCGGCCATGCCGGGCAAGGGTCTGGTATGGGCTGAGGATTATACCTCGACGGCCGCGACCACGACCACGACCACCTTTACCTTCAGCCGGGCGCTGGCCAATTTTACGCTCTCGATTGGCGATATTGATAACGGCACGGGCTACATCGACCAGCTGACGCTGCAGGGATATGATGTCAGCAATAACCTGGTTACCATTCCGGCGGCCAACGTCTCGACGGGCAGCACTAACACCTACAGCAACAATATCTTTACGGGCACGGCTAATAGTGCCGCTTCGGCCGCTACCGACGTGCTGGCCTCATTTCCGCAGCCGATTACCCGGCTCGTGATGACGTACCGCAATACGGCCACTACCCAGTCGGACCCGGCCAGCCAGCTGATTGTATTTCCATCGATGGCCTGGTGCGCTCAGGCTGATATTCAGACCACTATCGCTAATAACCAGCCCCGGGCGCGGGCCGGCACCTCGGTAAGCTACACCGTAACGACCACCAACAACGGCAACACTGACGTGCCTACGAGCGTGACGCCCACGCTGACCCTGACGCTGCCCACGGCGTCGGGCTACACCCCCAATGTGCTGCTGAACGGCGTAGCGGCCGGCGCTGCCTACAACAGCACAACGGGGGTGCTGACGCTGCCCACCAGCACCAACCTGGCCGTGAACGGCTCGGTCGCCAACGTGGTGAGCTTTACCATGCCGCCGGCCAGTGCGGGCGGCGTAAGCGCCATCAGCAACGTGAGCGCTACCGCCCTCGACCCCAACACGGCCAACAACCAGGCGGCTACGCGCACCACTCAGAATACTGCCCCGGTAGCCAACGCCGTAACCAACCCGACGGCTATTCTGAGCAGTACTACCACGCCCACCGCCATTGCCCCGCTCAATGCCAGCGACGCCGATGCGAGCACTGGCAACACGACTATCGTTTCGTACACACTGGTGAGCGTGCCGAACCCGAGCACGCAAGGCTCTGTTTATATAAACGGCAGCACCACAGCCGCCACGGCAGGTACCACCTTCCCGGTGCCGACGTCGGCCACAACCAGCAGTCCCGGCTACCAACTCACGTTTGTGCCGGTGGGCTCGTTTGCAGGCAATGCTACCTTTAGCTACCTGGCTACCGACGATGTGGGGGCCACCTCCAACCAGGCTACCTATACCATACCCGTGACGGCCGGGGCCGACCTGGCCACACTTATCTCGGGCCCGGCGAGGGCGGCGGAGGGCCAGACGCGCTTTTATAACACAACGACTACCAACCGCAGCGGGGCCGCCGTGAGCGACGTAGCTGCCACGGTAACGCTTTCGAGCAAGCCGCCATTTAGCAGCGTTTCGGTGACAAATGGCAGCTACAATGCCACCACGGGCGTAATTACCTTCAACACGCTTGCCCTGGCAGCCGGGGCCAGCACTATTAGCAGCTTTTCATTGGTTGCACAGGGCTCTCCCAGCTCTATTACGATTACGGCAAACAGCAGCAGCGCCAGCATCCCGGACCAGGACCTGACCAATAACAGCGCGAGTGTTGCTACTACTATTACGCGTACGGGACTGGCCGGCCTAGCCGCCGCGTGCGCCACGCCGGGGCAGGACCTGTCGCCAACCATCAGCACCAACCCCAACGCTTATTACCCCGCGGCCAATCAGACCCTGGCCGTGAACGCCACGTCCATCGCGGTTGGGGCGGCTACGGGGGCGGCCACCGACATCAAGCCCGGCGATTTGCTGCTCGTTATTCAGATGCAGGGGGCCGACATTGATGCTACCAATACGGACTCGTACGGCGACGGCCAGCCCGGCAGCGGCGGCTTTGGCAACCTGAGCACCAACTTCACGGCCGGCCAGTACGAGTACGTAAAAGTGCTTGGTTCGGCCCCCACCGTAACCGCTGCCGCGGGCGGCACCATTCAGCTGGCCACCGGCCTTAAGTTTAGCTACCAGAATGCCGATGCCACTACCTCGGCCGGCCAGCGCCGCTTTCAGGTAGTGCGCATTCCGCAGTATCAGAACCTGACCGTGAGCGGCACTATTGCCCCCGCAGCCTGGGATGGTAAAACGGGGGGCCTGCTGGCCCTCGACATTACCGGCAAGCTCAGCTTTGCGCCCGGCGCCCGGCTCGATGCCTCGGGCAAGGGCTTCCGGGGCGGGGCCGGCCAGCGCCTTAAGGGCACTACTGGCACTACCAACCTCGATTATCGGGCGCCGGCGCCCGCAAGCGGCACCACGCAGGTAGGTGCCCACGCCATGAAAGGAGAAGGCATAGTTGGCACACCCCGCTACGTAAACAATGGCACGTCCTTATTCGATACGGGCGTTGATGGCTACCCCAACGGCAGCTCGGCACGAGGCGGCCCTGGCAACGCGGGCGGCGGCGGCACCGATGGGGATGCCACCGCCAACACCATGAACAGCGGCGGTGGCGGCGGCGGCAACGGGGCCCGCGGGGGCCACGGCGGCAACACCTGGAGCAGCAACGCGGCCACCGGCGGCGAGTCGGGCCTGCCCCTTGACCTGGTCAGCACCAACCGCCTGATTCTGGGTGGCGGCGGGGGCGCGGGCTCCAGCAACGACGGTACCGGCGACGGCTCGCTGACGGGCTACGCCAGTAGCGGGGCCGCCGGCGGCGGCATTGTGCTGGTACGCACGGGCTCGGTAGCGGGCTTCGGCAGCATCCTGGCCAATGGGGCCAGCGCCAGCAGCACCGTAGCAAACGATGGCAGCGGCGGCGGCGGGGCCGGCGGCGCTATTCTGGTTACGGCTAATAACACGGCTTCCCTGGGCCAGCTGTCGCTTTCGGCTACCGGGGGCAACGGCGGCAGCAACACGGCCACTGCAGCTCAGGGTCCTTATGGCCCCGGCGGGGGTGGGGGCGGCGGCGTTATTTTAACTAATGCGGCGCCGGGCAGCCTGGCGGTGGCGGGCGGCGCCAATGGCACTACCGCCGGCGGCGTAGCCTTTAATGCCGAAGCCGGCACGGTTGGCCTGAGTAATACGCAGGTCAGTACCAGCATCGCCAACAGCGCGGCGGGCATCAATTGCAGCACCGATGTACTGGCCGTTGTGACGGCACCGGCCACGGCGGCGGCAGCTAGTACCGCTACCGCTACGGTTACCTTCGCCAACAACGGCGGGCAGCCGGCAGCCAGCGTTACGCAGGTTGTGACGCTGGCAACGGGCGATAAGTACAAGCCTGTAACGGGCGTGGTAGCCACGGGCAGCATCAGCATCAGCTCTCCCGACCCGACGACCGGCAATGTAACGGTTACCTATCCAGCCCAGTCCTCACTGGCCGGGGGCACCAGCACGCCCTACAACATCTCGTTCACGGTGCCCGGCACGGCATCCGTAACCACTACGGCCGCTATCACCACCGCCACGGGTGAGCCCGTAACCGACAACAATACCAGCTCGGCTACTACCTCCATTACGGGCTACGCCGATGTAGTGGCGGGCATATCGGGCCTCTCCACGATGAATGCCGGCCGCCAGACGGGAATTTATTCACTCGTATTTGCCAACAACGGTCCGGCCGCGGCCAGCAATGTGCGTATGACGGCAACGCTGCCCGCCGGAGTCGCTGCGGCCAACGTATTCTTTCCTGACGGAACCACTTACCCCTACGATGCGAGCACTGGCATTATTACGTTCCCAAGCGTAGCATCAATGCCTACCCGCGACGCCCGCTTTTACCGGGTGAGCTTTATTGCGCCGGTGCTGCCGGAAGGCGCCAGCGTAACTGTTCAGAACGCAATCGTTACAGACAGTCAGCAGGATTCTGGCAGTGGCAGCGGCACTGCCCCCGATAATGCGTCTATTGGCGCCACTATTAACAGCGTGGCCGACGTGGCCAGCATCGTGACGCCGCAGGCCAGCACGGTGACGGCCGGTGCTACGGGCACGTTCAACGTTACTTTTATCAACTACGGCCCTTCGCTATCGACCGGCGTAACGCGGCGCGTGCTGCTGCCACCGGGCCTGCTAAACGTAACTGCTTCCAACGGCGGCACCTACGACCCGGCCACCGGCATTGTAAGCTACGCGACCTCCCCCGACCTCGCCCCTAATGCCAATGCGTCTTCCACGGTCACGTTCACCGCTCCAGCGCGCGGACCGGTGACGGCAACCTCGAACATGAACGATGCCACGATTTTCTCGGGGCAGTCGGATAATAACCAAGGCACGGCCACCATCAGTGTTACGCCGGTGGCCGATGTAACCACTACGCTCAGCGGCCCCACGGCCGTGGTGGCCGGCAACCTGGCCACTTTTACGGTGCTTACGGCCAACAGCGGCCCGGCCACGGCGGTATCGGCCGCCGCAGCGGTCGTGCAAACCGTGCAGCTGCCTGCCAACCTGGCCGGGGTGTTTGCCTCAAACAACGGCAGCTACGACGCGCCGTCGGGCGTGGTTACCTTTCCAGCCGTTCCCGTATTGCTCAGCGGCGCCACTATATATAATACCGTAAGCTTTGCGGCGCCGGCTTCGGGCTTTACAGCCACCGCCAACGTGACGACGGCTACCGCTGAAAGCAACAGCAACAACCTCTACACGGCGCCGGCTACTACCAGCAGCCCGGCCACTACCGACCAGGCCAACATTTTTACCAAAGCTGCGCCTTCGGATAAAAACGTAGCCCCGGGCACGCCCGTCTCGTTCACGATTACCACAGGCAATAATGGCCCGCAGGCAGCCACGGGCGTGGTGCAGCAGGTGTCGCTGCCCGTCGGCCTTACCGGGGTGAGCCTCTCGGGCGGCGGAACCTACACCCCGGCTACCGGTGTGGCAACGTTCGCCATCGGCTCGCTCGTGAGCGGCACCAGCGTCACCAACACCATTACCCTGGCGGCGCCGGCCGCCGGCCCCATCGCGGCGCTGGCCAGCGTTTCGGCCGCCACCTCCGACCCGGTACCCGGCGACAATACGGCCACCTCTACCATAGATGTTAATCTGCTGACCGATGTAGCTACTACCCTGATTGCGCCTTCTACCGCCTCAGCCGGCCAGGTAGTTACCCTCACGGTGAACACCATCAATAACGGCCCGGTACCGGCCACCAATGTGGTGCAGACCGTTACGATTCCGGCGGGCCTCGACCCCCAGCTGGTTACGAGCACGGGCGGAGGCACGTATGCCCCGGCATCGGGGGTAATTACCTTCCCGGCCATCGCCTCACAGGACGCGAACAACGTGGTAACGAATACGATTACCTACAAGATGCCGGCTGTTAAATCGACGGATACGAACAACTCCACAACGTTTGCAAACACCGCTACCGTCAGCACTACCACGCCCGAAAGCGTGCGCACCAACAACACGGTAGCCGTAGCAACCGCCGTGAAGTGGAACACCGATATTGTGGTCAGCGTGAACGGCCCCGCGGCGCCTATTCTGGGTAACCCAGCCACCTACGCCGTGTCTTTTACCAATAACGGACCGGCCGAGGCACTGAGCATCACCCCGGTGCTGCGCATCACTACTTACCTGGGCACGGTAGTGGCGTCGGGCGGGGGCGTATATGACCAGACGACGGGCATCATCACCTTCCCTACTATTACCAACCAGGCGGTGGGTGCTGCCGGCACCGTAACCCAGACCGTAACGATTACCGTGCCCGACCGGCCCATTATTGGCGCCGCCGGGGTGGCCAACGTATCGCGGGCCACCAACGACCCTATTCTGAGCAACAATGCCGGCGGCCCCATTGCCGTAGTACAGCCCGCCACCAGCACCCAGGTCGATTTGCAGACCACCATTACGGCCACGGACAGCAACAACGCGCCGATTACCACGCAGCAGGCCGGGCAGCCGGTGGTGTTTACGGTAGTGGCTACCAATGCCGGCACCGTCGCCTCTACTATGCAGGAGCGCGTGAGCCTGCCAGCCGGCCTCAGCGTAGTAGTGCGCGATGCCACCAATAGCGTGCTGGCGGGTGCCTATGATGCCGCCACGGGAGTTGTTACCTTCCCGAGTATACTCAACCAGATGGGCGGCACCAGCAGCACGTACCACATTACCGTCAACAACCCGCTCAACGACCCGCTCGTGGCCACGGCCCTCATCGATGGTGTGTACTCTGACCCGGTGGCCAGCAATAACCAGCAGTCGGTCAGCGTCGCTATTCAGCCCGTTGCCGACGTAGCCATTCAGCTCAGTGGCCCGGCCCAGACGCTGCCCGGCAGCGTGGCTACCTACCAGGTGATTGCCCTCAACAACGGGCCTTCGCCGGCCAACAGCGTGAGCCAGACCGTACAATTGCCTACCGGCCTCACCGACGTGACGGCCTCGGGCGGCGGCACCTACGACCCCACTCGCGGCCTGGTTACCTTCCCCGGCATTGCCAAGCAGTCAGTAGGCGGTCCCGGCACAGTAGCTAATACCATCTCCTTCACCTTCCCAACCACGGCCCAGACCCTGACGGCTACCATCAGCACAACGACGACTGAAGTAACTGGGGGAACGGCCAACAACACCTCGCCGGTGCTCACTACCCTGGCCAATCAGCTCCCGGTAGCCAACGCCCGGTTCAACCGCCTGCAATTGCCGGCCGGTAATACCGCCGATGCACTCCCCCTGAGTGCCATCAGCGGTATTGACCTCGATGGCGCCGTGGCTTCCTTCACTGTTACAACGCTGCCAGCGGCGGCAGCCGGGGTATTGGCTCTCAATGGTACCCCTGTCGCAGCCGGGCAGTCTGTCGCCCTTGCCGATATAAGCAAGCTTACCTTCGACCCGGCCGCTACGTTTGTGGGCAACGCCTTTTTTGCCTTCACGGCCACCGACAACCTCAGCGGCGTATCCAGACCGGCGCTGTATGAGATTGCCATTGGCCAGGACAATGCCTCGATGTATACCAATACTCCGCTCAAAGGCGGTGCCAATCAGTACCAGAACGGCGACGTAATTGCCAACGTGGTTGATGCCAACGGGAGCGCGTACAGCAGCGCGGCGGCCCTCACCGACAACGGCGTGCGCACGGCCGGCGTAGCCAGCGGCAGCCTGGCCCCCGGCCTTGAACTGGATGCTGCCACGGGCCAGGTGCGCGTGCTCGACCGCCAGCTGCTCGTGGCCGGCACGTACCCGGTGGGCATCCGGACCGTGGATGCCAACGGGGGTATCACAACCCAGACGGTGAACCTGCAAATAGGCAACTACCCGCTGCCGGTGGTGCTCACGAGCTTTACGGCTACGGCTGCGGGCGTCGATGGGCAGCTACGCTGGACCACGGCCCAGGAGCTTACCAACAGCGGCTTTGGGGTAGAGCGCTCGTTCGATGGCCTCCGCTTCGAAACGCTCTCGTTCGTAGCGGGCGCAGCCACCTCGGCGCCAGCCCACCGCTATGCCTATGACGATGCCGGTGTGGGGCAGCAGCACCCCGGTGCCGTGTACTACCGCTTGCAGCAGCTGGACCAGAGTGGCAAAGCCAGCTACAGCCCGGTACAGGTGGTGACGTTTGGCCTGCCCGCGCTCCCGATGCAGGTGTCGCTTTACCCCAATCCGGCCCAGGCCTCAACTACCCTCGACCTGACTCAGCTGCCGGCCGGGCCGTATCAGGTAACCTTGCTCGATGCCACCGGCCGTGTGGTGCAGGTGCTAAGCCTGGCGGGCGGCCTGCCCCACCAGCTCGCGGTAGCTGGTCTTCGCAGCGGCACCTACCAGCTTATTATTCAAAATACTACCCTGAGAGTCATCCAGCGCCTGCTCAAAGAGTAG
- a CDS encoding response regulator, which yields MISLYLAIVEDDSTVLKVLKAYFRQQPEIHDILAADSIEDLLEQLEDSLVPHVMLLDIGLPGISGTEALPLLKEKFPTMEVIMLTAYEDVEHIYQALCSGATGYMAKYTPLPQLKEAVLEVARGGAPMSRNVSRKVLSHFRPTPTTHSELLTPRERQVLQGIVDGLSDKEISQRLDLSTLTIRTHVKHIYRKMRVNSRTQLLSQHLRGII from the coding sequence ATGATATCTCTATACCTTGCCATAGTTGAAGATGATTCGACCGTCCTGAAAGTCCTCAAAGCTTATTTCCGGCAGCAGCCCGAGATTCACGACATTCTGGCAGCCGACTCAATTGAGGACTTGCTGGAGCAGCTCGAAGATTCGCTGGTGCCACACGTAATGCTGCTGGATATCGGGCTGCCCGGCATCAGCGGCACCGAGGCCCTGCCGCTGCTCAAGGAAAAATTTCCGACTATGGAAGTTATTATGCTCACCGCCTACGAAGACGTGGAGCATATATACCAGGCGCTATGTAGTGGGGCCACGGGCTACATGGCCAAGTACACGCCCTTGCCTCAGCTCAAAGAAGCGGTGCTGGAGGTGGCGCGGGGCGGGGCGCCCATGAGCCGCAATGTAAGCCGCAAGGTGCTTTCGCACTTCCGGCCCACGCCCACTACTCATTCCGAGCTGCTGACCCCGCGCGAGCGCCAGGTGCTGCAAGGCATAGTAGATGGCCTCAGTGACAAGGAGATATCGCAGCGACTCGATTTGTCGACCCTCACTATCCGTACCCACGTCAAGCACATTTACCGCAAAATGAGGGTCAATAGCCGCACGCAGCTGCTGAGTCAGCACCTGCGCGGAATCATTTAA
- a CDS encoding YihY/virulence factor BrkB family protein has protein sequence MKKVATRVWHLLRQTAAGALRDNVPRLSASLAYYTLFSLGPMLLVVVFVCGYFGGSQRVESGLFVQIQKVIGPAAALQLRKIMQYAALDGHHPLGASIGLVTLLLAATSVFTEIQDSLNSIWHLKLRPDAGWLQIVRTRLLSFALVITLGVLLLASLGLSLLLASLLARLRTYSPNVSVGLVYATDLVLSLLFTSGLYTILFKVLPDARIRWRDVAVGALFTAALFMLGRFSITYYLGHSNLNKAYGTAGTLVVLLVWVYYSALILYVGAEFTKYYTITYGDEIQADTYAQVVQTVQVASKHGKVRLIEQNRAHTERELQRAQDALDAAEPQK, from the coding sequence ATGAAGAAAGTGGCAACGCGCGTCTGGCACCTGCTACGGCAAACGGCAGCGGGCGCTCTGCGCGACAATGTGCCCCGGCTTAGTGCTTCGCTGGCCTATTACACCCTATTCTCCCTCGGGCCAATGCTGCTGGTGGTGGTATTTGTATGCGGGTATTTTGGGGGCAGCCAACGCGTGGAAAGCGGGCTCTTTGTGCAGATACAGAAAGTGATAGGGCCTGCGGCAGCACTTCAGCTTCGCAAAATAATGCAGTATGCCGCGCTGGACGGCCACCATCCGCTGGGCGCCAGTATCGGCCTGGTTACGCTGCTTCTCGCCGCCACTTCGGTATTTACCGAAATTCAGGACTCGCTAAACAGCATCTGGCACCTGAAGCTTCGGCCGGATGCAGGCTGGCTCCAGATAGTCAGAACCCGGCTGCTGTCCTTCGCCCTAGTCATTACCCTGGGCGTACTTCTATTGGCTTCGCTGGGGTTAAGCTTGCTGCTGGCGAGCCTGCTGGCCAGGCTGCGCACTTATTCTCCCAACGTGTCGGTCGGGCTCGTCTACGCGACAGACCTGGTGCTTAGCCTACTGTTTACCAGCGGCTTGTATACTATTCTCTTTAAAGTGCTGCCCGATGCGCGCATTCGATGGCGGGATGTGGCCGTGGGTGCGCTGTTCACGGCTGCTCTCTTCATGCTGGGCCGATTCAGTATTACGTACTACCTCGGCCACAGCAACTTGAACAAGGCTTATGGCACCGCTGGCACCCTGGTAGTGCTGCTGGTGTGGGTTTATTATTCGGCCCTCATACTCTACGTAGGTGCCGAGTTTACCAAGTACTACACCATAACATATGGCGATGAGATACAAGCTGATACTTATGCCCAGGTAGTGCAGACGGTGCAGGTGGCGAGCAAGCACGGCAAGGTGCGGCTAATCGAGCAAAATCGCGCCCACACCGAGCGGGAGTTGCAAAGGGCCCAGGATGCCCTGGATGCCGCCGAGCCTCAAAAATGA
- a CDS encoding GAF domain-containing protein, which yields MPIAIISMVDEDRIWFKSHHGLEAEQIERGGGLCDSAILSEEVYLVEDTRRDPRTLTNPLVAGEMGLRFYAAAPLTTHDGYKLGTFCLIDQKPRYLNQDQKLMLQDLATIAMDEIELRLAARNTLAASARRIQELEQELSATRPAAPQKK from the coding sequence ATGCCTATCGCCATCATCAGCATGGTAGATGAAGACCGCATCTGGTTTAAGTCGCACCACGGCCTCGAGGCAGAGCAGATTGAGCGGGGTGGGGGCTTGTGCGACTCGGCTATTCTTTCTGAGGAAGTATACCTGGTGGAAGACACCCGGCGCGACCCCCGCACGCTGACCAATCCACTGGTGGCGGGCGAGATGGGCCTGCGCTTTTATGCCGCGGCTCCGCTTACTACCCACGACGGCTACAAGCTGGGCACTTTCTGCCTCATCGACCAGAAGCCGCGCTACCTGAACCAGGACCAGAAGCTTATGCTGCAAGACCTGGCTACCATTGCGATGGATGAGATTGAGCTGCGCCTGGCGGCCCGCAACACGCTGGCGGCCAGTGCGCGCCGCATACAAGAGCTGGAGCAAGAGCTGTCCGCTACCCGCCCGGCCGCTCCGCAGAAGAAATAG